A stretch of DNA from Thermotoga sp.:
ACATCTCAAGAGCCCCGGGAATCAGAGTACCCCTTCCACCGCTTCCAGGTGCTCCTATTTTAGGAACACCGCTGTTGGAGGATACAGCGTACAGGGAATTTCCCACTTCCATCAAACCTGCTGGATTGTTGAACACCGCGAGGGCAATCTGTCCCAGAACGTCTGTGAGCCCGTTGCTGAAGGTGCCTATGATCTCTCCCTGCTCATTTATGGCGAACGATTCCAGAACTCCCATGGGGTTTCCATCCTGCCATGGGATATTGACCGTGCTATCGCCAGAGAACTGGGTAATGCCAGAAAAATCTGCCGTTATCCTAACCTCACCGTCACCATTTTGACCCGTGTCGAACTGGATCGTTCTGAGCTCTTCGGTACTGAGGGCGTAAGAAGAAGAACCGGAATCGTAGTACAATCCTCTGTACTGAACAGGTCTTCCGGATTCGTCGAATTCTATAAGACCTGCTATGTACTTGTTTCCATTATAATTATCGTTATCACTTTCATCGATGAGATCTACCGGCTCTCCACTTGCCGTGTATGCCCTCCAGATCCACGCGTTCTTGAATTGGTCTGTTCCTATA
This window harbors:
- a CDS encoding flagellar hook-basal body complex protein, coding for AATDGSLSGTTSFPDGTYDSIVLDSSGQEIYSGSVNVSSGSFTINDSDITSGETYTVIIIDPSEDNASNSLTIANGAELVIPSSGEPRFYEADNPTNFVQAEYNSPRYTTAVQVYDSLGNAYTVYYEFIRLGNTTIGTDQFKNAWIWRAYTASGEPVDLIDESDNDNYNGNKYIAGLIEFDESGRPVQYRGLYYDSGSSSYALSTEELRTIQFDTGQNGDGEVRITADFSGITQFSGDSTVNIPWQDGNPMGVLESFAINEQGEIIGTFSNGLTDVLGQIALAVFNNPAGLMEVGNSLYAVSSNSGVPKIGAPGSGGRGTLIPGALEMSNVDLAEEFTKMIVAQRGFQANARVITTADQILNELVNIKR